From one Plantibacter flavus genomic stretch:
- a CDS encoding 3-isopropylmalate dehydrogenase produces MSRTVKLAVIPGDGIGPEVVGEALKVLDAAVQGGDVRFEQTPFSLGAGRFLETGDVLTDADLAAIASHDAILLGAVGGVPGDPRLVNANIERGLLLKLRFSLDHYVNLRPTVVYPGVPSPLSEPGDVDFVVVREGTEGPYVGNGGAIRQGTPHEIANEVSVNTAYGVERVVRYAFAAAAARRGKLTLVHKTNVLVFAGSLWKRVVDAVSAEFPDVAVDYLHVDAATIFLVTDPARFDVIVTDNLFGDILTDLAGAISGGIGLAASGNINPDGTYPSMFEPVHGSAPDIAGKQLADPTAAILSVSLMLSHLGLETEAARVATAVTADIAARTGAARTTTEVGDAIAALAANR; encoded by the coding sequence ATGTCCCGCACCGTCAAGCTCGCAGTCATCCCCGGCGACGGGATCGGTCCCGAGGTCGTCGGCGAGGCGCTCAAGGTCCTCGATGCGGCGGTGCAGGGTGGCGACGTCCGGTTCGAGCAGACGCCCTTCTCGCTCGGCGCCGGCCGGTTCCTCGAGACGGGCGACGTGCTGACCGACGCGGACCTCGCCGCGATCGCCTCGCACGACGCCATCCTCCTCGGAGCGGTCGGCGGCGTGCCCGGCGACCCCCGGCTCGTGAACGCGAACATCGAGCGAGGGCTGCTCCTCAAGCTCCGGTTCAGCCTCGACCACTACGTCAACCTGCGCCCGACCGTCGTGTACCCGGGCGTCCCGAGCCCGCTGAGCGAGCCCGGCGACGTGGACTTCGTCGTCGTCCGCGAGGGCACGGAGGGGCCGTACGTCGGCAACGGCGGAGCGATCCGCCAGGGCACGCCGCACGAGATCGCGAACGAGGTGTCGGTCAACACCGCGTACGGGGTGGAGCGGGTCGTGCGCTATGCGTTCGCCGCCGCGGCCGCGCGTCGGGGGAAGCTCACCCTCGTCCACAAGACCAACGTCCTCGTCTTCGCCGGGTCGCTCTGGAAGCGCGTCGTCGACGCGGTGTCCGCGGAGTTCCCCGACGTCGCGGTCGACTACCTGCACGTCGACGCGGCCACCATCTTCCTCGTCACGGATCCTGCTAGATTTGACGTCATCGTCACGGACAACCTCTTCGGCGACATCCTCACCGATCTGGCCGGCGCGATCAGCGGCGGCATCGGACTCGCGGCCTCGGGAAACATCAACCCGGACGGCACGTACCCGAGCATGTTCGAGCCCGTCCACGGATCGGCGCCCGACATCGCCGGGAAGCAGCTGGCCGACCCGACCGCCGCCATCCTCTCCGTCTCCTTGATGCTGTCGCATCTCGGGCTCGAGACGGAGGCGGCGCGAGTCGCCACTGCCGTCACCGCCGACATCGCCGCCCGCACCGGCGCAGCACGCACGACGACCGAGGTCGGCGATGCGATCGCAGCCCTCGCGGCGAACCGGTAG
- a CDS encoding branched-chain amino acid aminotransferase yields MTINLPMAQRELAFTVTPNEQPVPDAERDVILADPGFGQHFTDHMVDICWSERGGWHRPRVQAYGPISLDPAAAVLHYAQEIFEGLKAYRHADGSIWSFRPDANGRRLQRSAKRLALPELPVEYFVESIKQLIAVDGAWVPSAPETSLYLRPFMFAKEAFLGVRPAKKVNYYVIASPAGAYFTGGVTPVSIWLSTDYSRAGKGGTGAAKTGGNYASSLLPQAEAYEHGCAQVLFLDAQEATYIEELGGMNVVLVKRDGTLVTPESDSILEGITRDSILQLAEDRGHRVERRRVTIDEWREGVESGDIVEVFACGTAAVVTPIAQLKAKDFTVGDADAPAGELTMSLRQELTDIQYGRLPDRHGWMTRLDAE; encoded by the coding sequence ATGACGATCAACCTCCCCATGGCGCAGCGCGAGCTCGCCTTCACCGTGACCCCCAACGAGCAGCCCGTCCCCGACGCCGAGCGCGACGTGATCCTCGCCGATCCGGGCTTCGGGCAGCACTTCACCGACCACATGGTCGACATCTGCTGGTCCGAGCGCGGTGGATGGCACCGCCCGCGGGTCCAGGCGTACGGTCCGATCTCGCTCGACCCGGCCGCCGCCGTCCTCCACTACGCCCAGGAGATCTTCGAAGGACTGAAGGCGTACCGTCACGCCGACGGCTCCATCTGGTCGTTCCGCCCCGACGCCAACGGCCGCCGCCTGCAGCGCTCGGCCAAGCGGCTCGCGCTGCCTGAGCTCCCGGTCGAGTACTTCGTCGAGTCGATCAAGCAGCTCATCGCCGTCGACGGCGCCTGGGTGCCGTCCGCGCCGGAGACCAGCCTGTACCTGCGACCGTTCATGTTCGCCAAGGAGGCCTTCCTCGGCGTCCGCCCGGCGAAGAAGGTCAACTACTACGTCATCGCCAGCCCGGCCGGCGCGTACTTCACGGGCGGCGTCACCCCCGTGTCGATCTGGCTGTCCACCGACTACAGCCGTGCGGGCAAGGGCGGCACCGGGGCGGCGAAGACCGGCGGCAACTACGCGTCCTCCCTGCTCCCGCAGGCCGAGGCGTACGAGCACGGGTGCGCCCAGGTGCTCTTCCTGGACGCACAGGAGGCGACCTACATCGAAGAGCTCGGCGGGATGAACGTCGTCCTCGTCAAGCGCGACGGCACGCTCGTCACGCCGGAGTCGGACTCGATCCTCGAGGGCATCACCCGCGACAGCATCCTGCAGCTCGCGGAGGACCGTGGACACCGGGTGGAGCGCCGTCGGGTCACGATCGACGAGTGGCGCGAAGGCGTCGAGAGCGGCGACATCGTCGAGGTGTTCGCCTGCGGGACGGCTGCGGTCGTCACACCGATCGCGCAGCTGAAGGCCAAGGACTTCACCGTGGGCGACGCCGACGCTCCGGCGGGCGAACTCACGATGTCGCTGCGTCAGGAACTGACCGACATCCAGTACGGCCGCCTGCCCGACCGCCACGGGTGGATGACGCGGCTCGACGCGGAGTAG
- a CDS encoding fumarylacetoacetate hydrolase family protein has protein sequence MKIARFSHDQAIRYGIIDDADLVVLDGDPLYSGFEPTGERVPLADAVLLAPVIPRSKVVAVGKNYHDHAAEMGGEAPTEPLLFLKPNTSVVGPGDAVVFPKQSERIDFEGELAIVIGGVAKNVSAERADEVIFGYTIANDVTARDLQESDGQWARAKGFDTFCPLGPYIETEFSFDGATIETRVDGEVRQHAPLSDMVHSIGAIVEYASAVWTLLPGDVILTGTPAGVGPFTDGQVVEVEVSGIGILRNTGRRP, from the coding sequence GTGAAAATCGCTCGCTTCAGTCACGATCAGGCCATCCGCTACGGCATCATCGACGATGCGGATCTCGTCGTCCTCGACGGCGATCCGCTCTACTCGGGCTTCGAACCGACGGGGGAGCGTGTCCCGCTCGCGGATGCGGTCCTGCTCGCGCCGGTCATCCCTCGCTCCAAGGTCGTCGCCGTCGGCAAGAACTACCACGACCACGCAGCCGAGATGGGCGGGGAGGCTCCCACCGAGCCGCTGCTCTTCCTGAAGCCCAACACCTCCGTGGTCGGGCCGGGAGACGCCGTCGTCTTCCCCAAGCAGTCCGAGCGCATCGACTTCGAGGGTGAGCTCGCCATCGTGATCGGCGGCGTCGCCAAGAACGTCAGCGCGGAGCGTGCCGACGAGGTCATTTTCGGCTACACGATCGCGAACGACGTCACGGCCCGCGACCTCCAGGAGTCCGACGGTCAGTGGGCCCGGGCGAAGGGCTTCGACACGTTCTGCCCGCTCGGCCCCTACATCGAGACGGAGTTCTCCTTCGACGGCGCGACGATCGAGACCCGAGTCGACGGTGAGGTCCGCCAGCACGCCCCGCTCTCCGACATGGTGCACTCCATCGGTGCGATCGTCGAGTACGCGTCCGCCGTCTGGACGCTCCTCCCGGGCGACGTCATCCTGACCGGGACCCCGGCCGGTGTCGGACCCTTCACCGACGGCCAGGTCGTCGAGGTCGAGGTCTCGGGCATCGGCATCCTCCGGAACACCGGCCGCCGGCCCTGA
- a CDS encoding aminotransferase class V-fold PLP-dependent enzyme gives MSTLSLQEASGSFPSAPGYLAACTLGLPTTGTTDAIMADLSAWQAARTDAAAYGAVVERVRGSFAELVNVPLRSVAIGSQTSAMVAMVAASVPDGAEILCVEGDFSSLVAPFLMQAHRGVRVRHAPLTDLAAHIDASTWLVAYSAVQSATGAVADVVAIREAAAVHGTLTLNDLTQAAGWLPVDASADDITVCHAYKWLCAPRGVAFMTVRDEVSDRLRPSQAGWYSGDDVWSSCYGPSLHLAESARRFDVSPAWQAWVGAEPAIALFAAVDAVAVYEHDTRLAASLRTGIGESRSLLTGTASAIVTWTDPDGHDLRALQSAGITASGRAGRARVAFHLWNTDDDVAAALTALGQRS, from the coding sequence ATGAGCACCCTCAGCCTCCAGGAAGCCAGCGGATCCTTCCCATCCGCACCCGGCTACCTGGCCGCCTGCACGCTGGGACTGCCGACGACGGGCACGACGGACGCCATCATGGCCGACCTCTCCGCGTGGCAGGCTGCTCGAACCGATGCAGCCGCCTACGGCGCAGTCGTCGAGCGCGTGCGCGGTTCCTTCGCCGAGCTGGTCAACGTGCCCCTCCGCTCGGTCGCGATCGGATCCCAGACCTCCGCCATGGTCGCCATGGTCGCGGCGTCGGTGCCGGACGGCGCCGAGATCCTGTGCGTCGAGGGCGACTTCAGCTCGCTCGTCGCCCCGTTCCTCATGCAGGCGCACCGCGGCGTGCGTGTCCGCCACGCACCGCTCACCGATCTCGCCGCCCACATCGACGCCTCGACCTGGCTCGTCGCCTACTCCGCGGTGCAGTCCGCGACCGGCGCGGTCGCCGACGTGGTCGCGATCCGTGAGGCGGCGGCCGTCCACGGCACACTGACGCTCAACGACCTCACCCAGGCCGCGGGGTGGCTCCCCGTCGACGCCTCGGCCGACGACATCACCGTGTGCCACGCCTACAAGTGGCTCTGCGCGCCACGAGGTGTGGCGTTCATGACGGTGCGCGACGAGGTGTCGGACCGCCTCCGACCGAGCCAGGCCGGTTGGTATTCGGGCGACGACGTCTGGTCGTCCTGTTACGGACCGTCGTTGCATCTCGCCGAGAGCGCTCGACGGTTCGACGTCTCCCCCGCGTGGCAGGCCTGGGTCGGCGCCGAGCCCGCCATCGCCCTCTTCGCGGCGGTCGACGCCGTCGCCGTGTACGAGCACGACACCCGGCTCGCAGCATCGCTCCGGACGGGCATCGGCGAGAGCCGGTCGCTCCTGACGGGAACTGCCTCGGCGATCGTGACGTGGACGGACCCCGATGGACACGACCTCCGGGCGCTGCAGTCGGCCGGGATCACGGCATCGGGTCGCGCGGGCCGTGCGAGGGTCGCGTTCCACCTCTGGAACACCGACGACGACGTCGCAGCTGCGCTGACCGCTCTCGGCCAGCGCAGCTGA
- a CDS encoding LysR family transcriptional regulator — protein MSTLSPHPSSSALDAGSLLVVGAIASTGSITAAAHALGSSQPAVSQHLRRLERRLGMPVVERVGRGVRLTEAGAILAGHAVAVDRAVRAASEEVAALAGLRSGRVRLVAFPSASSMLVPQLLARLADEHPGIGVSFVEAEPPEAVAAVRAGEADVAITFSYPDDPDDPHRESAAGLRVRRFGTDPMRLVLPVGHARAGDRQVDLAALAGERWIAGCPRCRGHLLGLCRSSGFEPVIAHETDNAIAVTALVAAGLGVALLPTLALAAAQLPTEVVVLPTRNDDDRALHLVSAEHADRIPAVAALLRIAASLGGATKMTGDV, from the coding sequence GTGTCCACCCTCTCACCGCATCCCTCGTCATCGGCCCTCGACGCCGGTTCCCTCCTCGTCGTCGGCGCCATCGCCTCGACCGGGTCGATCACGGCCGCCGCGCACGCGCTCGGCTCGAGTCAACCCGCGGTGAGCCAACACCTTCGTCGGCTCGAGCGTCGGCTCGGCATGCCGGTCGTCGAGCGCGTCGGTCGGGGCGTCCGCCTCACCGAGGCCGGTGCGATCCTCGCCGGACACGCGGTGGCGGTGGACCGAGCGGTGCGCGCTGCGTCCGAGGAGGTCGCGGCACTCGCGGGGTTGCGGAGTGGTCGGGTGCGCCTCGTCGCCTTCCCTTCGGCGTCGTCGATGCTCGTGCCGCAGCTCCTCGCTCGCCTGGCCGACGAGCATCCGGGGATCGGGGTCTCCTTCGTCGAGGCCGAACCGCCGGAGGCCGTCGCCGCGGTCCGTGCCGGTGAAGCCGACGTCGCGATCACCTTCAGCTACCCGGACGACCCGGACGACCCGCATCGGGAGAGCGCGGCCGGGCTCCGCGTGCGCCGGTTCGGAACCGACCCGATGCGTCTCGTGCTCCCGGTCGGCCACGCTCGAGCCGGTGACCGACAGGTCGACCTCGCTGCGCTCGCCGGTGAGCGCTGGATCGCGGGTTGTCCGCGCTGTCGAGGTCATCTCCTCGGCCTCTGCCGGTCGAGCGGCTTCGAGCCCGTCATCGCGCACGAGACCGACAATGCGATCGCGGTCACCGCCCTGGTGGCGGCCGGGCTCGGCGTCGCCCTGCTACCAACGCTCGCGCTCGCGGCCGCGCAGCTGCCGACCGAGGTGGTCGTGCTGCCGACGCGCAACGACGACGACCGGGCGCTCCACCTCGTCAGCGCCGAGCACGCGGACCGCATCCCCGCCGTCGCTGCACTCCTGCGGATCGCCGCGTCCCTGGGCGGCGCGACTAAGATGACAGGCGATGTCTGA
- the gltX gene encoding glutamate--tRNA ligase, protein MSDTITHPFSTASGTDVRVRFCPSPTGTPHVGLVRTALFNWAYARHTGGKLVFRIEDTDAARDSEESYEQLVDALTWLRLDWDEGVGVGGPHAPYRQSERSDIYADVIARLTAAGHLYESFSNADEIDARNEAAGRPKQFGYDNFDRDLTDEQRAAFRAEGREPALRLRVPDDDLSFDDLVRGEITFPAGSFTDFVLVRPNGKPLYTLVNPVDDAIMQITHVLRGEDLLPSTPRQIALYHALIDIGLTTFVPRFGHLPYVMGEGNKKLSKRDPEANLFHHRDRGFVPEGLINYLALLGWSLSGDRDVFSIDEMIAAFDVVDVNPNPARFDLKKAESINGDHIRLLEPADFLGRITPYLVEAGVVSEPVTEAQQAVLEQAAPLVQERIALLGEVPTLLGFLFRGASELEYQEDALKSLPANAGEVLVASIGALELVPESEWTAGSIQDALAGALIEGLGLKPRIAYGPLRVAASGRRISPPLFESLEILGKTESITRLDRLSAHLAS, encoded by the coding sequence ATGTCTGACACGATTACGCACCCCTTCTCCACGGCTTCCGGCACCGACGTCCGCGTCCGGTTCTGCCCGTCGCCGACCGGCACGCCGCACGTCGGTCTCGTCCGCACGGCGCTGTTCAACTGGGCGTACGCCCGGCACACGGGGGGCAAGCTCGTCTTCCGGATCGAGGACACCGATGCCGCTCGCGACAGCGAGGAGAGCTACGAGCAGCTCGTCGACGCGCTCACGTGGCTGCGGCTCGACTGGGACGAGGGCGTCGGCGTCGGCGGACCACACGCGCCGTACCGGCAGTCCGAGCGGAGCGACATCTACGCCGACGTGATCGCGCGGCTGACGGCTGCCGGGCACCTCTACGAGAGCTTCTCGAACGCCGACGAGATCGACGCCCGCAACGAGGCGGCCGGCCGGCCGAAGCAGTTCGGGTACGACAACTTCGACCGCGACCTCACCGACGAGCAGCGCGCCGCGTTCCGAGCCGAGGGCCGCGAACCGGCGCTCCGTCTCCGGGTCCCGGACGACGACCTCAGCTTCGACGACCTCGTGCGCGGCGAGATCACCTTCCCCGCCGGGTCGTTCACGGACTTCGTCCTCGTGCGCCCGAACGGCAAGCCGCTCTACACGCTCGTGAACCCCGTCGACGACGCCATCATGCAGATCACCCACGTCCTCCGCGGCGAGGATCTGCTGCCGTCGACGCCGCGGCAGATCGCGCTGTACCACGCGCTCATCGACATCGGTCTCACGACCTTCGTCCCACGGTTCGGTCACCTGCCGTACGTCATGGGCGAGGGCAACAAGAAGCTCTCCAAGCGCGACCCGGAGGCGAACCTCTTCCACCACCGCGACCGCGGCTTCGTGCCGGAGGGGCTCATCAACTACCTCGCGCTGCTGGGGTGGTCGCTGAGCGGCGACCGCGACGTCTTCTCGATCGACGAGATGATCGCCGCGTTCGACGTCGTCGACGTCAACCCGAACCCGGCGCGCTTCGATCTCAAGAAGGCGGAGTCGATCAACGGCGACCACATCCGACTGCTGGAGCCGGCCGACTTCCTCGGCCGCATCACGCCGTACCTCGTCGAGGCCGGCGTGGTGAGCGAGCCGGTCACCGAGGCGCAGCAGGCCGTGCTCGAGCAGGCCGCCCCGCTCGTCCAGGAGCGCATCGCGCTGCTCGGTGAGGTCCCCACGCTCCTCGGCTTCCTGTTCCGCGGCGCCTCGGAGCTCGAGTACCAGGAGGACGCGCTCAAGAGTCTTCCGGCGAACGCCGGCGAGGTGCTCGTCGCGTCCATCGGCGCGCTCGAGCTCGTCCCCGAGTCGGAGTGGACGGCCGGATCGATCCAGGACGCGCTCGCCGGCGCACTCATCGAGGGCCTCGGATTGAAGCCCCGTATCGCCTACGGCCCGCTCCGCGTCGCCGCGTCCGGGCGTCGGATCTCCCCGCCGCTCTTCGAGTCGCTCGAGATCCTCGGGAAGACGGAATCGATCACGCGACTCGATCGGCTCTCCGCGCACCTCGCGTCATGA
- a CDS encoding NAD(P)/FAD-dependent oxidoreductase: MNDSYDVVVVGAGPAGLSAALNLARARRRILVLDGNRPRHAATLRSHGFLTRDGIAPLDLRRIGREEVAAYANAEVQFASVQSIEPTADGFHVVAQGVRGEPDRDVVTRTVVVASGLTETLPKVTNLRAFYGTDLHSCVECDGYEKADAPLALIGETADLAEWAILVAQWSSDLIVFTNGTDTVTGPEEAALASAGIRVERGVIAELEGGRDGFTGVRLADGMLIPRSGGFVRPQWAVPLGYLERLALDRDTDGYVVVDAWGRTSVPGVYAAGDITPPGPQQLIVAAGNGARVSRALNRDLAGVPS, from the coding sequence ATGAACGACTCGTACGACGTCGTCGTGGTCGGCGCGGGACCCGCGGGGCTCTCGGCCGCGCTGAACCTGGCTCGCGCGCGTCGTCGCATCCTTGTGCTCGACGGCAATCGCCCACGGCACGCTGCGACGCTGCGCTCGCACGGCTTCCTCACCCGTGACGGCATCGCTCCGCTGGATCTCCGGCGGATCGGGCGCGAGGAGGTCGCGGCGTACGCGAACGCGGAGGTCCAGTTCGCGTCCGTGCAGTCGATCGAGCCGACTGCTGACGGCTTCCACGTCGTCGCCCAGGGGGTCCGCGGCGAGCCGGATCGCGACGTCGTGACCCGGACGGTCGTCGTCGCGAGCGGTCTGACGGAGACGTTGCCGAAGGTCACGAATCTGCGGGCCTTCTACGGAACGGATCTGCACAGCTGCGTCGAGTGCGACGGGTACGAGAAGGCCGACGCGCCGCTCGCGCTCATCGGCGAGACGGCGGACCTGGCGGAATGGGCGATCCTCGTCGCACAGTGGTCGTCGGACCTCATCGTCTTCACGAACGGGACCGACACCGTGACCGGCCCGGAGGAGGCCGCGCTCGCCTCCGCGGGCATCCGGGTCGAGCGCGGTGTGATCGCGGAGCTCGAGGGCGGTCGCGACGGCTTCACCGGTGTCCGCCTCGCCGACGGTATGCTCATCCCACGCTCCGGCGGCTTCGTCCGGCCGCAGTGGGCCGTGCCCCTCGGATATCTGGAACGGCTCGCCCTCGATCGCGACACCGACGGGTACGTCGTGGTCGACGCCTGGGGTCGCACGTCCGTGCCGGGTGTGTACGCCGCCGGCGACATCACGCCTCCCGGTCCGCAGCAGCTCATCGTCGCGGCCGGGAACGGCGCTCGGGTGTCCAGAGCGCTCAACCGTGACCTCGCTGGCGTCCCCAGCTGA
- a CDS encoding polysaccharide biosynthesis tyrosine autokinase, translating to MDLKDYLRILRHRWLLIVAITAGAAALAHGYTLITQPVYQSTGQLFVAVTGGDTVGDLNQGNAFAQSRVASYVILATGSTVRSTVAERLDLDPTSLVGTISASNPAQSVLIDISAVDSDPVAAARIANTAAQVLVDLVDDVESANEVGAADAPGDPTPVGLTIVEQASPPRSPVAPNALQNLTVGVLIGLALGVGITLLIDVLDTRLRGRAAIEKLTDTSILGAFHTEPADTAQLILGSTESYSRRAESFRQLRTHLQFASIDGGLRSVMVTSSVPGEGKSTTSANLALVLAEAGNSVLLVDADLRRPRQHEMFGLEDAVGLTTVLTGRISLGDAAQAVDGAGRLAVLTSGELPPNPSELLGSAAMERALSEMERAYDVVIIDTPPLINVSDPTALSTLASGVLLVASADGRLHRDQLRQSLENLSFVQAKLLGVVLNRVEVARGEQSSSYAYYHRTAPTRRPRRTTA from the coding sequence ATGGACCTGAAGGACTACCTGCGCATCCTCCGCCATCGCTGGCTGCTCATCGTCGCGATCACCGCGGGAGCAGCGGCGCTCGCCCACGGGTACACCCTCATCACCCAGCCCGTGTACCAGTCGACGGGCCAGCTGTTCGTCGCCGTCACCGGCGGCGACACCGTGGGCGACCTCAATCAGGGCAACGCCTTCGCCCAGAGCCGCGTCGCCTCGTATGTGATCCTCGCCACCGGTTCGACCGTGCGGTCCACGGTGGCGGAGCGCCTCGACCTCGACCCCACGTCGCTCGTCGGGACGATCTCAGCCTCCAATCCCGCACAGTCGGTCCTGATCGACATCTCCGCCGTCGACAGCGATCCGGTCGCGGCAGCCCGCATCGCGAACACCGCAGCCCAGGTGCTCGTCGACCTCGTCGACGACGTCGAGAGCGCCAACGAAGTGGGCGCTGCCGATGCACCGGGCGATCCGACCCCGGTCGGGCTGACGATCGTCGAACAAGCGTCTCCACCCCGATCCCCCGTCGCACCCAACGCGCTGCAGAACCTCACGGTGGGTGTCCTCATCGGCCTCGCCCTGGGCGTCGGGATCACACTGCTCATCGACGTCCTCGACACCCGTCTCCGCGGTCGCGCGGCGATCGAGAAGCTCACGGACACGAGCATCCTCGGCGCCTTCCACACGGAACCCGCCGACACGGCCCAACTCATCCTCGGATCGACGGAGAGCTACAGCCGTCGCGCCGAGAGCTTCCGGCAGCTTCGGACACATCTCCAGTTCGCCTCCATCGACGGCGGTCTCCGCAGTGTGATGGTCACGTCCTCGGTCCCGGGCGAGGGGAAGAGCACCACCTCGGCGAACCTCGCGCTCGTCCTCGCGGAGGCGGGGAACTCCGTCCTCCTCGTCGATGCGGATCTGCGCCGACCCCGTCAGCACGAGATGTTCGGTCTCGAGGACGCGGTCGGGCTCACGACCGTGCTCACCGGCAGGATCAGCCTCGGCGATGCGGCGCAAGCGGTCGACGGGGCGGGACGTCTCGCCGTCCTCACCTCCGGCGAGCTGCCGCCGAATCCGAGCGAACTCCTCGGATCAGCGGCGATGGAGCGCGCGCTCTCGGAGATGGAACGCGCGTACGACGTGGTGATCATCGACACTCCCCCACTCATCAACGTCTCGGACCCGACAGCGCTGTCGACCCTTGCGAGCGGCGTCCTGCTCGTGGCGTCGGCCGACGGGCGACTGCACCGCGACCAGCTCCGGCAGTCGCTCGAGAACCTCAGCTTCGTCCAGGCGAAGCTCCTCGGAGTCGTCCTCAACCGTGTCGAGGTGGCTCGAGGAGAGCAGTCGTCGTCCTACGCGTACTACCACCGGACCGCCCCGACGCGTCGACCGCGGCGGACCACAGCATGA
- a CDS encoding DapH/DapD/GlmU-related protein: protein MARVYEEIEGRTGEVERYRHHPNGKGMVAARALIDPSAFIERTTFVEADADIRANAWIGAGTWIDRSAVIGEGAFIGANVHIGERCVIGRGARVGSDARLGADVQVAHGASVDRDARVADRTVVGSERPVMTEPTVRQTNRAPRRPRANGTDRFGKAA from the coding sequence ATGGCGAGAGTGTACGAAGAGATCGAAGGCCGGACCGGCGAGGTGGAACGGTACCGTCACCACCCGAACGGCAAGGGCATGGTCGCAGCTCGTGCACTGATCGATCCGTCGGCGTTCATCGAACGCACCACCTTCGTGGAGGCTGACGCGGACATCCGTGCCAACGCCTGGATCGGTGCCGGAACCTGGATCGACCGGTCCGCGGTGATCGGCGAAGGCGCCTTCATCGGCGCGAACGTCCACATCGGGGAGCGCTGTGTCATCGGACGCGGAGCACGAGTCGGAAGCGACGCCCGTCTCGGCGCCGACGTCCAGGTCGCCCACGGCGCGAGCGTCGATCGGGACGCCAGGGTTGCAGACCGCACCGTGGTCGGCAGCGAACGACCGGTCATGACCGAACCGACGGTCCGTCAGACGAACCGCGCCCCGCGCCGACCTCGTGCGAACGGCACCGACCGGTTCGGGAAAGCCGCCTGA